A single Streptococcus thermophilus DNA region contains:
- the rpmG gene encoding 50S ribosomal protein L33, whose product MRVNITLEHKESGERLYLTSKNKRNTPDRLQLKKYSPKLRKHVIFTEVK is encoded by the coding sequence ATGCGCGTAAATATTACACTTGAACACAAAGAATCTGGTGAACGCTTGTACCTTACTTCAAAAAACAAACGTAACACTCCAGACCGTCTTCAATTAAAAAAATACTCACCAAAATTGCGTAAACATGTAATCTTTACTGAGGTGAAATAA
- a CDS encoding Asp23/Gls24 family envelope stress response protein, with translation MSNVEKKVEVVKGELTYEDKVIQKIIGLSLENVPGLLAIDGGFFSNLTGKLINTDNVASGVNVEVGKKQVAVDLKVVVEYKKNIPELYKKIKEIVVSEISNMTNLEVVEVNVDVVDIKTKEQHEADSVSLQDRATGVVESTSKFTSDKFESAKEGLGDGLSAAKEKVKGVAEDTKETAKAEPRVH, from the coding sequence ATGTCAAATGTAGAAAAAAAAGTAGAAGTAGTAAAAGGCGAATTGACCTATGAAGATAAAGTCATTCAAAAAATTATTGGTCTTTCTTTAGAAAATGTTCCAGGTTTGCTGGCTATTGATGGAGGCTTTTTCTCAAACCTAACTGGAAAACTTATCAATACTGATAACGTTGCAAGCGGAGTCAATGTTGAAGTTGGTAAAAAGCAAGTTGCTGTGGATTTGAAAGTAGTTGTCGAATATAAAAAGAATATTCCTGAATTATACAAGAAAATCAAAGAAATTGTTGTTTCAGAAATTTCTAATATGACTAATTTGGAAGTGGTTGAAGTTAATGTAGATGTTGTTGATATCAAGACTAAAGAGCAACATGAAGCAGACTCAGTAAGCCTGCAAGATCGAGCAACTGGAGTTGTTGAATCAACAAGTAAATTTACTTCCGATAAGTTTGAAAGCGCAAAAGAGGGATTGGGTGATGGCCTCTCAGCTGCAAAGGAAAAAGTTAAAGGAGTTGCCGAAGATACCAAAGAAACTGCTAAAGCAGAACCAAGAGTTCACTAA
- the dnaB gene encoding replicative DNA helicase → MAEAQELRVQPHDLVAEQSVLGAIFINPEKLITVREFIEADDFYKYSHRVIFKAMVTLSDRNDAIDATTVRTILDDQDDLQNIGGISYLVDLVNSVPTSANAEYYAKIVAEKAMLRRIINRLTEIVNQAYEGTTESDEIIANAEKALVDVSEHSNSSGFRKISEVLDVNFNTLEMRSQQTSDVTGLPTGFRDLDKITTGLHPDQLIILAARPAVGKTAFVLNIVQNVGTKQNKAVAVFSLEMGAESLVDRMLAAEGMIDSHALRTGQLTEQDWNNVMIAQGALAEAPIYIDDTPGIKITEIRARSRKLSQEVEGGLGLIVIDYLQLITGTRPENRQQEVSDISRQLKILAKELKVPVIALSQLSRGVEQRQDKRPVLSDIRESGSIEQDADIVAFLYRDDYYRKESEESENAIEDNTIEVILEKNRAGARGTVKLLFQKEYNKFSSIAQFEES, encoded by the coding sequence GTGGCAGAAGCTCAAGAATTACGAGTGCAACCTCATGATTTAGTAGCGGAACAGTCTGTTTTGGGGGCTATTTTCATTAACCCGGAAAAGTTAATTACGGTTCGAGAGTTTATCGAAGCAGATGACTTTTACAAGTATTCCCATCGTGTCATTTTTAAAGCAATGGTAACGCTGTCGGATCGAAATGATGCCATTGATGCCACGACAGTACGTACTATTTTAGATGACCAAGATGACCTCCAAAACATAGGGGGTATTTCTTATCTTGTAGATTTGGTCAATAGTGTCCCAACATCCGCAAATGCTGAGTACTATGCTAAGATTGTGGCTGAGAAAGCCATGCTTCGGCGTATTATAAATAGGTTGACAGAAATTGTCAATCAAGCATATGAGGGGACAACTGAATCGGATGAAATTATTGCAAATGCTGAGAAAGCCTTAGTTGATGTTTCAGAGCATAGCAATAGTAGTGGTTTCCGCAAAATATCTGAAGTTCTTGATGTCAATTTTAATACTTTGGAGATGCGTTCACAGCAAACATCAGATGTAACTGGATTACCGACAGGTTTCCGTGACCTTGATAAGATTACAACAGGTTTACACCCGGACCAATTAATTATTTTAGCAGCTCGTCCCGCTGTTGGTAAAACAGCCTTTGTGTTGAATATCGTTCAGAATGTTGGTACCAAGCAAAATAAAGCTGTTGCAGTTTTTTCCCTAGAGATGGGTGCAGAAAGCTTGGTTGATCGTATGTTGGCAGCTGAAGGTATGATTGATTCTCATGCTTTACGTACAGGTCAATTGACAGAGCAAGATTGGAATAATGTCATGATTGCTCAAGGGGCACTGGCTGAGGCACCTATTTACATAGATGATACCCCTGGTATAAAGATTACTGAGATTCGTGCACGGTCCCGTAAATTGTCACAAGAAGTAGAGGGTGGTCTCGGTCTCATTGTGATTGACTATTTGCAGTTGATTACAGGGACGCGACCGGAAAATCGCCAACAAGAGGTCTCAGATATTTCAAGACAGTTAAAAATCTTAGCCAAGGAGCTCAAAGTTCCTGTAATTGCCTTGAGTCAGTTATCTCGTGGGGTTGAACAACGTCAGGATAAACGACCAGTCTTGTCTGATATCCGTGAATCAGGATCTATCGAGCAGGATGCCGACATTGTAGCTTTCTTATATCGTGATGATTACTATCGAAAAGAGAGTGAAGAATCAGAGAATGCGATTGAAGATAATACAATCGAAGTTATCTTAGAAAAAAACCGTGCTGGTGCGCGTGGAACAGTTAAGTTATTATTCCAAAAAGAATATAATAAATTTTCATCGATTGCTCAGTTTGAGGAATCGTAA
- the rpsD gene encoding 30S ribosomal protein S4, whose amino-acid sequence MSRYTGPSWKQSRRLGFSLTGTGKELARRNYVPGQHGPNNRSKLSEYGLQLAEKQKLRFSYGLSEKQFRNLFVQATKVKGGTLGFNFMVLLERRLDNVVYRLGLATTRRQARQFVNHGHILVDGKRVDIPSYRVEVGQVISVREKSVKVPAILEAVEATIGRPAFVSFDAEKLEGSLTRLPERDEINPEINEALVVEFYNKML is encoded by the coding sequence ATGTCACGTTATACAGGTCCATCATGGAAACAATCACGTCGCCTTGGTTTCTCACTTACAGGCACAGGTAAAGAATTGGCACGTCGTAACTACGTACCAGGTCAACATGGCCCAAATAACCGTTCAAAACTTTCAGAGTACGGTTTGCAATTGGCTGAAAAACAAAAGCTTCGTTTCTCATACGGTTTGAGTGAAAAACAATTCCGTAACTTGTTCGTACAAGCTACTAAAGTTAAAGGTGGAACACTTGGTTTCAACTTTATGGTTCTTTTGGAACGTCGTCTTGATAACGTTGTGTACCGTCTTGGTCTCGCAACAACTCGTCGTCAAGCACGTCAATTTGTAAACCACGGTCACATCCTTGTTGACGGTAAACGTGTTGATATCCCTTCATACCGCGTTGAAGTTGGTCAAGTAATCTCAGTTCGTGAAAAGTCAGTTAAAGTTCCTGCTATCCTTGAAGCAGTAGAAGCTACTATCGGACGTCCAGCATTCGTATCATTTGATGCTGAAAAACTTGAAGGTTCATTGACACGTCTTCCAGAACGTGATGAAATCAACCCAGAAATCAACGAAGCACTTGTCGTTGAATTCTACAACAAAATGCTTTAA
- a CDS encoding YhgE/Pip domain-containing protein, with protein MLAELKALLKSPKLWITIIGVSLIPALYNLIFLSSIWDPYGNVKHLPVAVVNKDKSARFQDKALNIGHDMVDNMSKNKNLDYHFVTETEAQKGIEDGDYYMVITFPENLSSNAASLLTNDPKKLEISYQTTAGHSFVSSKMSDSAMSKLKETVSKNITSTYVGAVFKSMSQLQSGMGTAANGASQLYAGAGALQSGGQILSNGLGTLAGSTQTLATGVDTLSSGASAYTSGVSTLSGALSQLNSNSEAVNSAAGQFASGAEAMNTLVTGANSLSTALSQMATATSLSEEQQTQLSSLSANLTDLNTAIQNLNTTVSNTSFPSGTSTTSVDTSSIATYLSNISSAASSIATASATDKANDLAAVQGTAAYQSLTADQQAEIASAISNAGSTASSYASTIASDVSSMSTALSSLAGTTTTSSGESSNLVSLQTSISGIASSANTLLPVASSTISSMQGNIANVNSVLVNQLSPGAIQVASGVSRAQSTLATGASNLLTGLSTYTGAVSTIASGAQILDANSSTLMNGFSTLKSGTSVLNTGVQQLAIGGNNLTNGLTNLSTNLFTLSDSLNKANQQLSLVSVNSENAKIVSAPLKVKKTDKDKVDTNGVGMAPYMISVSLMVVALSTNVIFAKSLTGRSFTSRFDWSKNKLFINGIIATMAAIALYIAIRFMGVEPNHPLATFGMILLAAWTLMALVTALVGWDDRYGAFASMILLLLQLGSSAGTYPIELSPKFFKVVQPFLPMSYSVSGLRQTISMTGQISDQVRMLVIFLLTFVVVGIVIYRPKTENV; from the coding sequence ATGTTAGCAGAATTAAAGGCTCTTCTAAAAAGTCCAAAGCTATGGATAACCATTATTGGTGTTTCATTGATACCCGCTTTGTATAATTTAATATTTTTATCTTCTATATGGGATCCTTACGGTAATGTGAAACATCTGCCAGTGGCAGTGGTGAACAAAGATAAGAGTGCTAGATTTCAAGATAAGGCGCTTAATATTGGTCATGATATGGTGGACAATATGTCTAAAAATAAAAATTTAGACTATCATTTTGTAACTGAAACTGAAGCACAAAAAGGAATAGAAGACGGTGATTACTATATGGTTATCACTTTCCCAGAAAACCTCTCAAGTAATGCAGCAAGTCTTCTGACAAATGATCCTAAGAAACTAGAAATTTCTTATCAGACAACAGCAGGGCATAGCTTCGTTTCTTCGAAAATGAGCGATTCTGCCATGTCTAAGTTAAAGGAGACTGTTTCTAAAAATATTACGTCAACTTATGTTGGAGCTGTCTTTAAGAGTATGTCTCAACTGCAGAGTGGGATGGGAACTGCAGCGAATGGGGCCAGTCAATTATATGCAGGTGCAGGAGCACTTCAATCTGGAGGTCAGATCTTATCAAATGGTCTAGGAACTCTTGCTGGTTCTACTCAAACATTGGCGACAGGTGTTGATACCTTGAGTTCGGGCGCATCTGCCTATACTTCAGGTGTGTCAACTTTGTCAGGTGCTTTGTCACAGTTGAATAGTAACTCAGAGGCTGTTAATTCTGCTGCGGGTCAATTTGCATCAGGAGCAGAAGCTATGAATACCTTAGTTACAGGTGCGAATTCTTTGTCAACGGCGCTTAGTCAAATGGCTACAGCAACAAGTTTATCTGAAGAACAGCAAACACAGTTGTCAAGCTTGTCAGCTAATTTAACTGATTTAAATACAGCAATTCAAAATCTTAATACGACAGTAAGTAATACATCATTCCCTAGTGGAACATCAACAACATCAGTAGATACAAGTTCAATAGCGACTTATCTTTCAAATATTTCTTCTGCAGCTAGTTCTATAGCTACAGCTAGTGCCACTGACAAAGCGAACGATTTGGCTGCGGTACAAGGAACAGCTGCATATCAAAGCTTGACAGCAGATCAACAAGCAGAGATTGCTTCAGCAATTAGTAATGCTGGCTCTACAGCTAGTAGCTATGCTTCAACTATTGCATCAGATGTGTCAAGCATGTCAACAGCTTTGTCTAGCTTGGCAGGCACGACAACAACTAGTAGTGGAGAATCAAGCAATTTAGTTTCTCTACAAACGTCTATTTCAGGCATTGCAAGTTCGGCAAATACTCTTCTTCCTGTAGCTTCCTCAACTATATCATCAATGCAAGGTAATATTGCTAATGTTAACTCAGTACTTGTTAATCAATTATCGCCTGGGGCAATTCAAGTTGCTTCAGGTGTGTCAAGAGCTCAAAGTACTTTAGCCACAGGTGCAAGCAATCTCTTAACAGGTTTGTCAACCTACACTGGTGCTGTGTCAACGATTGCTAGTGGTGCACAAATTCTAGATGCTAACAGTAGTACCTTAATGAATGGATTTTCTACCCTTAAAAGTGGTACAAGTGTTCTTAATACAGGTGTCCAACAATTGGCAATTGGAGGAAACAATTTAACAAATGGATTGACAAATCTGTCAACTAATCTTTTTACCTTGTCTGACTCATTAAACAAGGCTAATCAACAGTTATCACTTGTTTCTGTAAACTCAGAAAATGCTAAGATAGTCAGTGCTCCTCTAAAAGTGAAGAAAACTGATAAGGATAAGGTTGACACTAATGGTGTGGGAATGGCCCCATATATGATTTCGGTTTCTCTTATGGTTGTAGCTCTTTCAACAAATGTTATCTTTGCTAAAAGCTTAACAGGAAGAAGCTTTACGAGTCGTTTTGACTGGTCTAAAAATAAGTTATTTATCAATGGTATTATTGCAACTATGGCTGCAATTGCCCTTTATATTGCTATTCGATTTATGGGAGTTGAACCAAATCATCCACTAGCTACATTTGGTATGATTCTCCTTGCAGCATGGACTTTAATGGCGCTCGTTACAGCCCTTGTAGGTTGGGATGATAGATATGGTGCATTTGCTTCCATGATTCTGTTGCTTTTACAGTTAGGTTCTAGTGCAGGGACTTATCCAATTGAACTTAGTCCTAAGTTCTTTAAGGTCGTACAGCCATTCTTACCAATGTCCTACTCTGTGTCAGGCCTTCGTCAAACTATTTCTATGACAGGACAAATCTCAGATCAAGTACGTATGCTAGTCATTTTCTTACTTACTTTTGTAGTTGTAGGTATTGTTATTTATAGACCAAAAACTGAGAATGTATAA
- a CDS encoding IS256-like element IS1191 family transposase, whose translation MTQFTTELLNFLAQKQDIDEFFRTSLETAMNDLLQAELSAFLGYEPYDKLGYNSGNSRNGSYARKFETKYGTVQLSIPRDRNGNFSPVLLPAYGRRDDHLEEMVIKLYQTGVTTREISDIIERMYGHHYSPATISNISKATQENVATFHERSLEANYSVLFLDGTYLPLRRGTVSKECIHIALGITPEGQKAVLGYEIAPNENNASWSTLLDKLQNQGIQQVSLVVTDGFKGLEQIINQAYPLAEQQRCLIHISRNLASKVKRADRAVILEQFKMIYRAENLEMAVQALENFIAEWKPKYRKVMESLENTDNLLTFYQFPYQIWHSIYSTNLIESLNKEIKRQTKKKVLFPNEEALERYLVTLFEDYNFKQNQRIHKGFGQCADTLESLFD comes from the coding sequence ATGACTCAGTTTACCACAGAACTACTTAACTTCCTAGCCCAAAAGCAAGATATTGATGAATTTTTCCGTACTTCTCTTGAAACAGCAATGAATGATCTGCTTCAAGCAGAGTTATCAGCCTTTTTAGGGTATGAACCTTACGATAAATTAGGCTATAATTCTGGGAATAGTCGTAACGGAAGCTATGCACGGAAATTCGAAACCAAATATGGGACTGTTCAGTTGAGTATTCCTAGAGATCGTAATGGGAACTTTAGTCCAGTTTTGCTTCCCGCTTATGGACGTAGAGATGACCACTTGGAAGAGATGGTTATCAAACTCTATCAAACCGGTGTAACGACTCGAGAAATTAGTGATATCATCGAGCGAATGTATGGTCATCACTATAGTCCTGCCACAATTTCTAATATCTCAAAAGCAACTCAGGAGAATGTCGCTACTTTTCATGAGCGAAGCTTAGAAGCCAATTACTCTGTTTTATTTCTTGACGGAACCTATCTCCCCTTAAGACGTGGAACCGTTAGTAAAGAATGTATTCATATCGCACTTGGCATTACACCAGAAGGACAGAAGGCTGTTCTTGGATATGAAATCGCCCCAAATGAAAACAATGCTTCTTGGTCCACCCTGTTAGACAAGCTTCAAAACCAAGGAATCCAACAGGTTTCTCTTGTAGTGACCGATGGCTTCAAGGGGCTTGAACAGATTATCAATCAGGCTTACCCATTAGCTGAACAACAACGTTGCTTAATTCATATTAGTCGAAATCTGGCTAGTAAAGTGAAACGAGCAGATAGAGCGGTTATTCTGGAGCAATTTAAAATGATTTATCGTGCTGAAAATTTAGAAATGGCAGTGCAAGCTTTAGAGAACTTTATCGCCGAATGGAAACCAAAGTATAGGAAAGTCATGGAAAGTCTGGAGAATACGGATAATCTTTTAACTTTTTATCAGTTTCCCTACCAGATTTGGCATAGCATTTATTCGACAAACCTCATTGAGTCTCTTAACAAAGAAATCAAACGTCAAACGAAAAAGAAGGTCCTTTTTCCTAACGAGGAGGCTCTGGAACGTTATTTAGTTACCCTGTTTGAAGATTATAATTTCAAGCAAAATCAACGCATCCATAAAGGGTTTGGCCAATGTGCTGACACACTTGAAAGCTTATTTGATTAA
- a CDS encoding Veg family protein, whose translation MSDAFADVAKMKNIKEAIKAHEGQLVELTLENGRKREKNKIGRLTEVYPSLFIVEYQDFGSQADAINNSYVESYTYSDILTEKTLIRYLSPEEQAEIENK comes from the coding sequence ATGAGTGACGCATTTGCAGATGTTGCTAAAATGAAAAATATTAAGGAAGCTATTAAAGCTCATGAAGGTCAGTTGGTAGAATTGACTTTAGAGAATGGACGTAAACGTGAAAAGAATAAGATTGGTCGTTTGACAGAAGTCTATCCATCATTGTTTATTGTTGAGTATCAGGACTTCGGTTCTCAAGCTGACGCTATTAATAATAGTTATGTTGAATCTTATACTTATTCAGATATTTTGACTGAAAAGACTCTCATTCGTTATTTGAGTCCCGAGGAACAAGCTGAAATCGAAAATAAATAA
- a CDS encoding PadR family transcriptional regulator — translation MYFPTSSTLIEFLILVIIDREDSYGYDISQNIKIAASIKESTLYPILKKLEKAGYMTTYGQDYQGRKRKYYSITPYGKEQLQFLNKEWLTYKETLDGIVEGRLRHDKD, via the coding sequence ATGTATTTTCCAACATCGTCAACCCTGATTGAGTTCTTAATATTAGTTATTATTGATAGAGAAGACTCTTATGGTTATGATATTAGCCAAAACATAAAGATTGCGGCTAGTATCAAGGAATCAACACTTTATCCTATTCTAAAAAAGCTTGAAAAAGCAGGCTATATGACCACCTACGGCCAAGATTATCAAGGGCGCAAACGTAAATATTATAGTATTACCCCATATGGAAAAGAGCAACTTCAATTTCTTAATAAGGAATGGTTAACTTACAAAGAAACTCTGGATGGTATTGTGGAAGGGAGATTAAGACATGACAAAGACTGA
- the rpmF gene encoding 50S ribosomal protein L32 has product MAVPARHTSKAKKNKRRTHYKLTAPSVQFDETTGDYSRSHRVSLKGYYKGRKIAKAASAE; this is encoded by the coding sequence ATGGCAGTACCTGCACGTCACACTTCAAAAGCGAAGAAAAACAAACGTCGTACACACTACAAATTGACTGCTCCATCAGTACAATTTGACGAAACAACTGGAGATTACTCACGTTCACACCGTGTATCACTTAAAGGATACTACAAAGGACGTAAAATCGCTAAAGCTGCATCAGCTGAATAA
- a CDS encoding NUDIX hydrolase: MTIKDKLAHYEPKPLGEKGRYAVLLPLIYDVKTGKYQVLYQVRSEHISQPGEISFPGGRVEDGETFQEAAIRETCEELNLVPDQIDIWGEIDYLIHQGRTIHCFVGKIKIENWEYIHPNEEADRLFTVEVDTLLTKEPIYYTVSSTLSEAKDFPFFLVKNREKYNFGYSERHIPFYRNLTENIWGMTAIFTHRFTNILKDLE, encoded by the coding sequence ATGACTATTAAAGATAAATTAGCTCATTACGAGCCGAAGCCACTGGGGGAGAAAGGACGCTATGCAGTTCTCTTGCCCTTAATATATGATGTAAAAACTGGTAAGTATCAAGTCCTTTACCAAGTGCGAAGCGAACATATTTCTCAACCGGGTGAGATTTCTTTTCCTGGTGGACGTGTGGAAGACGGCGAGACTTTTCAAGAGGCTGCTATACGAGAAACTTGTGAGGAGTTAAACCTAGTTCCTGATCAAATTGACATTTGGGGAGAGATTGATTATCTGATCCATCAGGGTAGAACCATCCATTGCTTTGTTGGAAAGATAAAGATAGAAAATTGGGAGTATATCCATCCGAATGAAGAGGCAGACCGGCTGTTTACAGTTGAAGTTGACACATTGTTGACAAAAGAACCGATTTATTATACTGTGAGTTCTACCTTAAGCGAAGCAAAAGATTTTCCTTTTTTCCTAGTAAAAAACAGGGAAAAATATAATTTTGGGTACAGTGAACGTCATATTCCTTTTTACAGAAACTTGACAGAAAATATATGGGGGATGACGGCTATATTTACACATAGGTTTACAAATATCTTGAAAGATTTAGAGTGA
- the amaP gene encoding alkaline shock response membrane anchor protein AmaP, with product MSKNKKIFYLILCILILTILIPILLDYLKFSGLGLHLVDWNQNSFLEFYLSRYIFWGALVLSAVVLFLMLVTLFYPKQYLEIQLPDVDGNLKLKNSAIEGFVRCVVANHNFIKDPTIKVNCRKNKCLVHVEGQMLPSDNIIKRTQIIKDEIADGLKQFFGMNHRVKLYISVKEYKPKPPRKKTVSRVK from the coding sequence ATGTCAAAAAACAAAAAAATATTTTACCTTATTTTATGTATTTTAATCTTGACAATTTTGATTCCTATTTTGCTAGATTATCTTAAATTCAGTGGCTTAGGACTTCATTTAGTTGATTGGAATCAAAATTCCTTTTTAGAATTTTATCTTTCAAGATATATTTTCTGGGGTGCTCTAGTACTTTCAGCTGTAGTGTTGTTTCTAATGCTTGTTACACTCTTTTATCCTAAACAATATTTAGAGATTCAGTTACCTGATGTCGATGGGAACCTAAAATTAAAAAATTCAGCTATTGAAGGATTTGTACGTTGTGTGGTTGCTAATCACAATTTTATAAAGGATCCTACTATTAAGGTAAACTGTCGTAAGAATAAATGTTTAGTTCACGTAGAAGGACAAATGCTTCCATCAGACAACATTATTAAACGAACTCAAATAATTAAAGATGAGATAGCTGATGGATTGAAACAGTTTTTTGGAATGAATCATCGTGTAAAACTGTATATTTCTGTAAAAGAATACAAGCCAAAACCACCACGTAAAAAAACTGTTAGTCGTGTAAAGTAA
- a CDS encoding TetR/AcrR family transcriptional regulator has protein sequence MTKDQRRSLTKKALLDALVICLKDQDFNEITTIRLVQTAGISRSSFYTHYKDKFEMIDSYQKELFHKLEYIFDKYEGKKEGAFLEIFEILTREKLLSALLSTNGAKEIKDFLINKLQRMIAEDFIDPTAEKRALKGFEKNYASIYLAHAIFGACQAWIKNGKKESPQEMTDFLLRFIPQ, from the coding sequence ATGACAAAAGATCAAAGGCGTTCACTTACTAAAAAAGCTCTTTTAGATGCTTTGGTAATATGCCTTAAAGACCAAGATTTCAATGAGATTACAACTATTCGTCTAGTTCAAACAGCTGGGATTAGCCGTTCAAGTTTTTATACTCACTACAAGGATAAATTTGAAATGATAGATAGCTATCAGAAAGAATTGTTTCATAAACTAGAATATATCTTTGATAAATACGAAGGAAAGAAAGAAGGGGCCTTTCTCGAAATCTTTGAAATTCTTACTCGTGAAAAACTTCTTTCAGCTCTATTATCTACAAATGGAGCAAAAGAAATTAAAGATTTTCTGATAAACAAACTTCAGCGTATGATAGCTGAAGACTTTATTGACCCTACTGCTGAAAAAAGAGCTCTCAAAGGATTCGAGAAGAACTATGCCAGCATTTATCTTGCTCATGCTATTTTTGGAGCTTGTCAAGCATGGATAAAAAATGGCAAAAAGGAATCACCTCAAGAAATGACAGACTTCCTTCTACGATTTATTCCACAATAA
- a CDS encoding DUF2273 domain-containing protein: MEWFKKYQYLLLSGLAGAILACFILSYGFFKTLFVLICATLGVGIGYYIQQKQLFK; this comes from the coding sequence ATGGAATGGTTTAAAAAATACCAATATCTACTTCTTTCCGGATTGGCGGGTGCTATCTTAGCGTGCTTCATCCTATCCTATGGTTTTTTTAAGACTTTATTTGTCTTGATTTGCGCCACTCTAGGAGTTGGAATTGGGTATTATATTCAACAAAAACAATTATTTAAATAG
- a CDS encoding DUF4097 family beta strand repeat-containing protein: MKTWKKIVHEVSLISLFLGGGLATWVYSQGGLTDLQNQNKSELDYVKKEVDNFNKIDIKSSSYKVLIQGSEVNKTTLSYYQKIKNTIDTTVKDSQLTINDNNSKLDSTSKKHINFFKLKDLISLSSAIDQEVRKQTIIITLPKKQSIDFLKVDLATGNLDLSHSTVRQVDINLNVGNLNFNKMIVSNLKANLDVGSVDSDNTLFTNADLSIAMGEFSGNNLIFNGHNKLDVTTGEVEIALKYYTINVQADSHSGEVDVTNNLKNSKDNTLTITSDLGNITVE; this comes from the coding sequence ATGAAAACTTGGAAAAAGATTGTCCATGAAGTATCTCTCATATCTCTATTTTTAGGCGGGGGATTAGCAACTTGGGTTTATAGTCAAGGTGGCTTGACAGATTTACAAAATCAAAATAAAAGTGAGCTAGATTATGTCAAGAAGGAAGTTGATAACTTCAATAAGATTGATATTAAAAGTAGCAGCTACAAGGTACTAATTCAAGGTTCTGAGGTTAACAAAACTACACTTTCTTACTACCAAAAAATAAAAAATACAATTGACACAACTGTAAAGGATAGTCAATTAACTATTAATGATAACAACTCTAAATTAGATTCGACTTCTAAAAAACACATTAACTTTTTCAAATTAAAAGATTTAATAAGCCTCTCTTCTGCTATCGACCAGGAAGTCAGAAAGCAAACCATTATTATTACACTTCCTAAAAAACAATCGATTGATTTCTTAAAGGTTGATTTAGCAACTGGAAATCTAGATTTAAGCCATAGCACGGTTAGACAAGTAGACATTAATCTAAATGTGGGGAACCTGAATTTTAATAAAATGATAGTCAGCAACCTAAAAGCTAACCTTGATGTTGGTAGTGTTGATAGTGATAATACCCTTTTTACTAACGCAGATTTATCTATTGCAATGGGAGAATTCTCTGGTAATAACTTAATTTTTAACGGTCACAATAAACTTGACGTCACAACCGGTGAAGTTGAAATAGCTCTTAAATATTACACTATCAATGTTCAAGCAGATAGTCACTCAGGAGAGGTGGATGTTACGAATAACCTTAAGAACTCAAAAGATAATACACTTACCATCACCTCCGATCTCGGTAATATAACTGTCGAATAA
- a CDS encoding CsbD family protein codes for MSVEEKLNQAKGAIKEGVGKVTDDKKTEKEGAAEKGVSKVKEVAEDAKDAVKGAIEGVKNMVKKDDK; via the coding sequence ATGTCAGTAGAAGAAAAACTTAATCAAGCTAAAGGCGCTATTAAAGAAGGTGTCGGAAAAGTAACTGATGATAAAAAAACCGAAAAAGAAGGAGCTGCTGAAAAAGGAGTTTCAAAAGTTAAAGAAGTTGCCGAAGATGCCAAAGATGCTGTTAAAGGAGCAATTGAAGGTGTTAAAAATATGGTTAAAAAGGACGATAAATAA
- a CDS encoding GlsB/YeaQ/YmgE family stress response membrane protein: MIWAIIVGGLIGLIAGGITKKGDSMGIIANIIAGLVGSSVGQSLFGAWGPSLAGMALIPSILGAVIVVSVVSFFLGKND, translated from the coding sequence ATGATTTGGGCTATTATCGTAGGAGGGCTTATCGGTCTTATTGCAGGTGGAATCACTAAAAAGGGAGATTCCATGGGAATAATCGCTAATATCATTGCAGGTTTAGTCGGTTCATCTGTTGGACAATCACTTTTCGGTGCATGGGGACCTAGTCTAGCTGGAATGGCATTAATTCCATCAATCTTAGGAGCGGTTATTGTTGTTTCAGTAGTATCATTTTTCCTAGGGAAAAATGATTGA